One window of uncultured Methanoregula sp. genomic DNA carries:
- a CDS encoding helix-turn-helix domain-containing protein, which produces MVQIDPIDRLMRAAMTSDEEFVSALDELLHHDLRISIRELSEKSGIAQSSLYKILHGKRSPNLSTLRAIIHAIRQFYRTGEGEFIGLIVARPVLETIEERTTDVDSHRVKIREYPVHTMEDAIVAAVRAEREGAVAIVCAPIVSSVIEQLVHIPVATIIPKESVQRAIELAARKAWL; this is translated from the coding sequence ATGGTACAGATCGACCCTATCGACCGGCTCATGCGCGCAGCTATGACGTCAGACGAGGAGTTTGTCAGCGCACTGGACGAGCTGCTGCACCATGACCTGCGGATCAGTATCCGGGAGTTATCCGAAAAGAGCGGAATCGCCCAGAGTTCATTATACAAGATTCTCCATGGAAAACGCTCTCCTAATCTCTCCACCCTCCGGGCGATCATCCATGCGATCCGCCAGTTCTACCGGACGGGGGAGGGCGAGTTTATCGGCCTCATCGTTGCAAGGCCGGTCCTCGAAACCATAGAGGAAAGGACAACGGATGTGGACTCGCACCGGGTCAAAATCCGGGAGTACCCGGTCCACACCATGGAAGACGCGATCGTGGCAGCGGTCAGGGCCGAGCGGGAGGGTGCAGTAGCGATTGTCTGTGCACCCATTGTATCCAGCGTGATCGAGCAGCTCGTGCACATCCCGGTCGCCACCATCATCCCGAAGGAATCGGTCCAGCGGGCGATAGAACTTGCCGCACGTAAGGCGTGGCTTTAA
- a CDS encoding ABC transporter substrate-binding protein has protein sequence MKMMKMTAIALIAIALILLTAGCTQPAGTSGTVTPSTTAASGASAAPIKELRIGYQPSTHQMAEITAMNKGWWQADLAPLGVQNVSDKVFPTGAPEMQAMLAGDIDVAYVGAAPVLSAVSTGLDAKIIAGVNTQGSDLVVRPDLAYKSPQDLKGLKIATFQAGTIQDTILRNWLTQNNISPDKDVQIVGMGPGDAVTAIVAGKVDAVFLPTPSPSTIVDQGKGRIVVHSGEMYPNHTCCVLVVSGKLIREHPEIVRQIIKTNDKAVAYNEQNIDEAAAIFATKTGAKLDDVKASLKEWDGSWVSDPNIIVNPVVDYAKIQYDLGYIKKPLTKDDLFDLSFYKK, from the coding sequence ATGAAAATGATGAAGATGACCGCAATAGCACTTATTGCCATTGCTCTTATTCTGCTCACTGCCGGCTGCACCCAGCCCGCGGGTACTTCCGGTACAGTCACCCCGTCCACAACTGCAGCTTCCGGAGCCTCCGCGGCACCGATCAAGGAGCTCCGGATCGGGTACCAGCCCAGCACCCACCAGATGGCCGAGATCACCGCCATGAACAAGGGCTGGTGGCAGGCCGACCTTGCCCCGCTCGGTGTCCAGAACGTGAGCGACAAGGTATTCCCCACCGGTGCACCCGAGATGCAGGCAATGCTTGCCGGTGACATCGATGTTGCGTACGTAGGTGCGGCTCCTGTCCTGAGCGCGGTCAGCACCGGGCTCGATGCCAAGATCATTGCCGGGGTAAACACCCAGGGCTCGGACCTCGTTGTCCGGCCGGATCTTGCCTACAAGTCCCCCCAGGATCTCAAGGGATTGAAGATCGCCACCTTCCAGGCAGGTACTATCCAGGATACCATCCTCCGCAACTGGCTCACCCAGAACAATATCTCCCCGGACAAGGACGTCCAGATCGTCGGCATGGGCCCGGGCGATGCGGTGACCGCAATTGTTGCCGGCAAGGTTGACGCAGTTTTCCTGCCAACCCCCTCCCCCAGCACCATTGTCGACCAGGGCAAGGGCAGGATCGTTGTTCACTCCGGCGAGATGTACCCCAACCACACCTGCTGTGTCCTCGTTGTCAGCGGCAAGCTGATCCGGGAGCACCCGGAGATTGTCCGGCAGATCATCAAGACAAATGACAAGGCAGTAGCCTACAACGAGCAGAATATCGATGAAGCCGCAGCGATATTTGCAACCAAGACCGGAGCAAAACTGGACGATGTCAAGGCTTCCCTGAAGGAATGGGATGGCAGCTGGGTATCGGATCCCAATATTATCGTAAACCCTGTTGTCGATTACGCGAAGATCCAGTATGACCTCGGCTATATCAAGAAGCCCCTGACCAAGGACGACCTCTTCGACCTGAGCTTCTACAAGAAGTAG
- the argH gene encoding argininosuccinate lyase, which yields MRTDVVRAGRLSGARTGEMMHFLSSMQADRYIADADLLVDIAHVLMLDRQKIIDAEVTKQILPALLGLVENGIPEEVFDERFEDVHAGIESLIIEAAGKEAGGRMHMGRSRNDEVATCIRIRLREELLGQMEEILRVREVLVTLANEHTGSIMPGFTHLQYAQPTTLAHHLLSYEQVFSRDFDRLRDAYSRVNLSPLGAAAFASTGYPIDRDYTASLLGFDGLVTNTMDAVATRDFALETLADLSILMTNTSRLCEELIIWSTSFAKFVTLDDAFCSTSSIMPQKKNPDTAEIMRAKSGSVFGAFAGAMTIVKGLPLSYNRDLQELTPNIWRGMQDARISIRVLAGMLSSATFDTQRMNEEAGKGFSTATELADTLVRSYGIPFRTAHNIVGRAVQKGSLSLKTLEAAAKEVGGGISLRNKGLTQKDIDHALDVKYSVTIRNAPGGPSPAATKKAVAACRKTLTADFALVSGKVKNLAKSKKDLIAKARRRVA from the coding sequence ATGCGAACTGACGTTGTAAGGGCGGGACGGCTGTCCGGTGCAAGAACCGGCGAGATGATGCATTTCCTTTCATCGATGCAGGCCGATCGCTATATTGCCGATGCGGACCTGCTCGTGGATATTGCCCACGTGCTGATGCTGGACAGGCAGAAGATCATCGACGCTGAGGTAACAAAGCAGATTCTTCCTGCATTGCTCGGGCTTGTTGAGAACGGTATTCCGGAGGAGGTTTTCGATGAACGATTCGAGGATGTCCACGCAGGTATCGAGTCGCTCATCATCGAAGCCGCGGGCAAAGAAGCCGGCGGCAGGATGCATATGGGCCGCTCCCGCAACGACGAGGTAGCGACCTGCATCCGGATACGGCTCCGGGAAGAACTGCTCGGCCAGATGGAAGAGATCCTGCGGGTCAGGGAAGTTCTCGTTACCCTTGCAAACGAGCATACCGGATCCATCATGCCGGGATTCACCCATCTCCAGTACGCCCAGCCGACAACCCTCGCCCACCACCTCCTTTCTTACGAACAGGTATTTTCCCGGGACTTCGATCGGTTGAGGGACGCATATTCCCGAGTCAACCTCTCCCCGCTCGGGGCGGCAGCGTTTGCATCCACCGGTTATCCCATAGACCGGGACTATACAGCGTCCCTCCTGGGCTTCGACGGCCTTGTGACCAACACCATGGACGCGGTTGCAACCCGTGACTTTGCCCTCGAGACGCTGGCCGATCTCTCCATCCTCATGACGAATACGAGCCGGCTCTGCGAGGAACTGATCATCTGGAGCACTTCGTTTGCGAAGTTCGTTACGCTTGATGATGCCTTCTGCTCCACATCGTCCATCATGCCTCAGAAGAAGAACCCGGATACTGCAGAGATCATGCGGGCAAAGAGCGGCTCGGTTTTCGGTGCATTTGCGGGAGCCATGACGATTGTCAAGGGACTTCCCCTGAGTTACAACCGCGACCTCCAGGAACTCACACCCAATATCTGGCGCGGCATGCAGGATGCAAGAATAAGTATCCGGGTCCTTGCCGGCATGCTATCCAGTGCAACGTTCGACACGCAGCGGATGAACGAGGAGGCCGGAAAAGGGTTCTCAACGGCTACCGAACTTGCCGATACCCTGGTGCGGTCCTACGGCATCCCGTTCCGGACTGCCCACAACATTGTCGGAAGGGCAGTGCAGAAAGGGAGCCTCTCATTAAAGACACTGGAGGCAGCCGCAAAGGAAGTCGGGGGCGGAATTTCCCTCAGGAACAAGGGGCTCACCCAGAAAGACATAGATCATGCGCTGGATGTGAAATATTCCGTTACCATCCGGAATGCCCCGGGAGGACCCTCCCCCGCAGCAACAAAGAAAGCAGTCGCTGCATGCAGGAAGACCCTGACCGCGGATTTTGCTCTTGTCAGCGGCAAGGTCAAAAATTTAGCGAAATCGAAAAAAGATCTCATAGCCAAAGCCCGGAGGCGGGTAGCATAA